GAAAAACGAGCATAGAAAGTAGCGTAGGCGTTGTCTGTTGGGTTTAGTAGGTGGCAGGGGCAGATTTTCTGCTTCCCTATTCCTGTTATAAATCACCCAAAGCCCAAACCTAGCGCAAACCACGAAAGCATCCGCTACGAACGCCTCAGAAAACGATAAATTTGCCTCAACTCAACCTATTGATTCATGTCTCACCCGCCGCCTACCGATTGGTACCAAGCCTGGGGCAAGCGCCTACTCGATGTGGTGCTGGCCGCGCCGCTGCTGGTGGCCACGCTGCCAATTCTGCTGCTGGCGGGGGGCTTTTTGGCGGTGCAGAACGGGGGGCAATTTCTGTTTCGGCAGCAGCGGCCCGGCCTTCATGGGGGGCTTTTTTGGCTGTATAAACTGCAAACCATGACCAGCCAGCGCGATGCTCATGGTCAGCTTTTGCCCGATGCGGCGCGATTGCCGCGCCTGGGTCGCTGGCTGCGCGCTACTTCCATCGATGAGCTACCACAACTCTGGAACGTGCTGCGCGGCGACCTTAGCCTAGTAGGCCCGCGGCCGTTGTTGCCAGAGTATCTGCCGCTGTATTCCCCCGAGCAGGCCCGCCGCCACAGCGTACGCCCCGGCCTGACGGGCTGGGCACAGGTAAATGGGCGCAACGCCATTAGCTGGGAGCAGAAATTCGTTTACGATGTCTGGTACGTTGAACGCGTATCTTGGCGCCTCGACCTGCTCATTTTAGCCCGCACCATGCGGCGGGTGCTTGGTGCTCAAGGCATTACTACCCCCGGCCAAGCCACCACCGAAGCCTTTCGCGGCTCCCCCGCCCCCACCATTGCCGACAACTCCCCCTCATGACCAAGCTTTTTTTCTCTGAGTACGAAGAAGCCGACCAGCCTCCCATCACTCGTCCGTTGGCCATTTTCGGGGCTGGCGGACTTGGTCGTGAAGTACTCATGCTGATTCAGCAGATCAACGAATACGAGCCTACCTGGCATATCACTGGTTTCTATGACGACGTGCGGCCGCAGGCAGACTCTATTCATGGCGTGCCCTACTTAGGTACTGCCGCTGACCTCAATGCTGTAACCGAGCCACTCCACGTAACGGTAGCGGTGGGCAATAGCCGGAGCCGGGCCAACGTGGCTGATAAACTCACGTCGCCGCAGCTCTCTTTTGCTACGCTCATTCACCCGGCCGTAGCTTGCGCGCCTTATCAGCAGGTAGAATTGGGCGTAGGCTGCATTATTAGCCAAGGGTGCATCCTGACCTGCGATATTGTATTGGGCAAGCATGTCCTTCTCAACCTCGGCTGCACCATCGGCCACGATGCGGTATTGGGCGATTGTTGCTCCTTAATGCCGCACGCCAATATTGGGGGCGCAGCTCACTTGGAAACCGGCGTGTATTTGGGTACCAATGCCACCGTCATCGACCGAGTGCGCGTGGGTGCTTACGCCATTGTAGGGGCCGGAGCCGTTGCCGTCCGCGATTTGCCCCCCAGCTGCACCGCTGTAGGTGTCCCGGCCACTGTGATTAAGCGGCACTCTGTTTGAGTGACTACTAAAGTAGGCCCGCAAACATAAACGAACGTCATGCAGAGCGCAGCGAAGCATCTCGTTGGCGGTAGTAACAAGTAACCCAACATCAGCACACGAGATGCTGCGCTCCGCGCTGCATGACCGCCTTTTGAAACTCAGCTTAGCTATACATTACACTATCTACCCGCCCTTATCACCTTATGCGCAGCCAAGACCACGACCGTATTTTTCTTTCCCCGCCCCACCTTGGTCGTCACGAGCTGAACTATGTGCATAAGGCTATTGAGGATAATTGGGTAGCCCCTGCTGGCCCCAACATTACGGGCTTTGAGGCAGATATCTGCCAATTCACCGGCGCCCCCCATTGCGTCGCGCTCAACTCGGGCACTGCCGCTATTCACCTGGGCTTGATTTTACTGGGCGTAGAAGCTGGCCATGAAGTACTCTGCTCCTCCTTCACTTTCGTAGCTACGGCTAATCCCATTGTATATCTGGGTGCCACGCCAGTTTTTGTGGACAGCGAGCCGCAGACTTGGAATATGTGCCCAGTGCACTTGCGCGAAGCCATAGAAGACCGCCTGCGGCACGGCAAAAAGCCCAAAGCGCTGCTGCTGGTTCACTTATACGGCATGCCCGCCCAGCTGCGTGAGATAATAGCTATAGCCGACGAGTACAGCATTCCGGTGCTCGAAGATGCGGCTGAAGCCCTGGGCTCTTGCTACGACAAGCGGGCGCTGGGCACCTTCGGGTCAGTAGGTGTTTTCTCGTTTAACGGTAATAAGATTCTGACTACCAGCGGTGGCGGCGCCCTTATCACCAACAACGCCGAGCTAGCCCAACAAGCTCGTTTTTTGGCTACCCAGGCTAAAGACCCGGCCCCCCACTACCAGCACTCCGCCACGGGCTATAATTACCGCCTCAGCAATATCCTGGCGGGCATTGGGCGGGGTCAAATGGAATTGCTGGACGACCGCGTAAAAAAGCGTCGCGAAATTTACGCCTGGTACCAGCGCAACCTCGCCGACTTATCAGCCCTAGAATTTGCCCCCCAGGAGCCTGCTGGCAGCCGCTCCAACCGTTGGCTCACCACCATCCTCCTCGACCCTGCCCACACCAGCGTCACCCCTGAGCAGGTCCGCCTCCACCTCGAAACACGCAACATCGAAGCTCGCCCCCTCTGGAAGCCCCTGCACCTACAGCCCCTCTTCCAAAATGCCCCCCAGTACGGCGGCAGCGTCTGCGAGGATCTGTTTGAACGCGGCCTCTGCCTGCCCTCCGGCTCCGCTATGACGGATGAGGATTTGCGGCGCGTGGCCGGCGCTCTGCGTGAAGCAATTGGTAGTATCTAGACTATTCTATACCAGATGATTAGTCAGGGATATTTATAATTCTATTAAAGATTTCTAACCAAGCTGATATTCAACTTTCTAAAGTATGCTGTTATAACTCTTGTGGCTGTTGCAAAAGTCTGGCAAGAGGCCGAAACCAGGTTATTCGGATCCCCACCCGCCGCCAATTGGTGGCGCTGCTCAAGACTTTTTAGCCCTTACTTGGCGCTGATGCGACCCAGCAGGTTCCCTACGGGGACTTTTGCAACAGCCACTTACGTTATGTTTAGCAACTTTCCCAGGACTCGCGTCTTCAACTTAGTATCGGCTTGTTACCATAAAAGTCCAGTTTTCGCTACCTGATCAGGCTCTTCTCCCTTGGTTCCCACTACATCGCCCGAACTCCGTCGTTTGGCCTTTTTACTCGGTTTATCTCGCCCGCATCTGTGGCTGTGTTCGAAGCCTACGCCTATCCTCCACCAGCGCCCCAGGCAGTTCCTTGCCGACGCCCGCGCAGCCCTTAGAA
The window above is part of the Hymenobacter radiodurans genome. Proteins encoded here:
- a CDS encoding DegT/DnrJ/EryC1/StrS family aminotransferase codes for the protein MRSQDHDRIFLSPPHLGRHELNYVHKAIEDNWVAPAGPNITGFEADICQFTGAPHCVALNSGTAAIHLGLILLGVEAGHEVLCSSFTFVATANPIVYLGATPVFVDSEPQTWNMCPVHLREAIEDRLRHGKKPKALLLVHLYGMPAQLREIIAIADEYSIPVLEDAAEALGSCYDKRALGTFGSVGVFSFNGNKILTTSGGGALITNNAELAQQARFLATQAKDPAPHYQHSATGYNYRLSNILAGIGRGQMELLDDRVKKRREIYAWYQRNLADLSALEFAPQEPAGSRSNRWLTTILLDPAHTSVTPEQVRLHLETRNIEARPLWKPLHLQPLFQNAPQYGGSVCEDLFERGLCLPSGSAMTDEDLRRVAGALREAIGSI
- a CDS encoding acetyltransferase; this encodes MTKLFFSEYEEADQPPITRPLAIFGAGGLGREVLMLIQQINEYEPTWHITGFYDDVRPQADSIHGVPYLGTAADLNAVTEPLHVTVAVGNSRSRANVADKLTSPQLSFATLIHPAVACAPYQQVELGVGCIISQGCILTCDIVLGKHVLLNLGCTIGHDAVLGDCCSLMPHANIGGAAHLETGVYLGTNATVIDRVRVGAYAIVGAGAVAVRDLPPSCTAVGVPATVIKRHSV
- a CDS encoding sugar transferase → MSHPPPTDWYQAWGKRLLDVVLAAPLLVATLPILLLAGGFLAVQNGGQFLFRQQRPGLHGGLFWLYKLQTMTSQRDAHGQLLPDAARLPRLGRWLRATSIDELPQLWNVLRGDLSLVGPRPLLPEYLPLYSPEQARRHSVRPGLTGWAQVNGRNAISWEQKFVYDVWYVERVSWRLDLLILARTMRRVLGAQGITTPGQATTEAFRGSPAPTIADNSPS